TCACTTCGAGAGGGAAGGCTTTCCGCCCGATCCTGATGATCCTTATACTTTCGAATCGGTAAAAAAAACTCTGGAGAGTTTGCTGAAAGAAATCAGCAGCTGATTCAGCGTGAATCTGGTATTATTGACAGGTGTAAAAGGGGCTTGAAGCGGATTAGTTATAATCTCCATCACAGGCATTTCTGAATCAGGAGCTTCTCATGGCTGATCTCGATCATCTGTTCAAACGCATTGATGCAGAATTCAGTGCCGTTGAAAACAAAGTCAAGCAGGCCCAGTTGGAAAACATGCAGGAGTACCGGGAACGACAGGAGAGGCTGGCCACCTTCGAAAAAGTAATGAACGACCTCCGCGAAATCTGGAAACCCCGCCTGGAAGCCTTGCAGCAGCGCTTTGGCGACAAGGTCAAGATTTCACCTCGTCTTACGCCTTCGAGCCGGGAAGCAACCTTTGAATTCCAGTCCAACCTGGCACGTATTCGTCTCAAATTCTGTGCCTACGCTGACCGCGATGTCAAACAGGTCCATCTCACTTCCGATCTGGATATTGTTCCTGTCCTGACTCAGTTCGATTCCCATTCAGAGATGACTTTCCCTTTATCTTCGCCTGATAAGGCAGCACTGGCGAAATGGATTGAAGATCGCATTGTCAGCTGCGTGCATACCTATCTCTCCATCCACGAGAACAATTTTTATCTGAAAGATCATCTGGTTCGTGATCCCATCACGAATGTAGAGTTCCCCAAGTATGCAGCAGGGGCCACGGTCGAATGGAAAAATGTCACCTACTATTTCGTCGATGATGTGTCCAAGACTGAATTCTGCAAGAAGAACAATCTCTCATCCTAACATCCCATTGAAAAAAATGTGGCAGGGGTCAGCGGATGCGAGTAAGATGTGCACTCGCTGAACGAATGTGCCGCTGCCCCTGCTAGCGATCGCGCGGCGTGCAGGGGCCAATGGCACAACGATAGAACAAAACACCCGCGATTGCAATCCGTTGATCCCTACCACGCTCGATACACATGGTATGATAATCCCTTCTTAAGAACTGAATCGTATGTCGAGTACGACAACCGTTCATCCTGGTGGAATCAGCGTCTCAAACGCGGTGCGTCGACGTAATATTCTCGGCCTGACGGTCATTCTCTTTGGCATTCTGACGTTACTGGCTCCACTTGGTCATGAAGAAGTAGTCGGTGGCCGTGCCGGGCTATTGCTGGTACTGACTGCCATCCTTGAATTTGTGCATGGGTTCCGACGAGCCAAGCCCAAGGAACAGCGCTCGGCATGGATCAGTTCAGCCATTACCCTGGCCATGGGCATCTTGTTGCTGAATACACCTTTTCTTGCAGGTAAAGCGTTATTGCTGTTTCTGGCCTGCTGGTTTGGCGTCGATGCCCTGCGTTACCTCTATCAGTTCATTACCGGCAACCATCCGACACGGGGCAGGTACTACTGTCTGAGCGCCATGATCGGCAATGCCCTGGTCTTTGCAGGCGTTTTGATCTTTCGCGACAAAGCGATGGCTTGGACCGTCGCGATCGCAGCATCGCTTCGCATGTTCGGCATTGCCTACAACTTCTACGTGATGCCGGTGTTCAGCCTGACGGAAGCAGGAGAAACTGTTCTGCAGGAATATCATCTTCCTGAAAATGAGGAACTTCAGAAGCTGGCTGATAATCTGGCAGAAGGTGAAGTTAATCGCATCGCCATTGATCGTGGCTGGATCATCGGCTTTATCCTGACCCTCTTTGCCATCCATCTTGGTCGAATGGGATTCGATCGCAGTGCGATAGGCATCCTGTCCCCACTCATCGCGGTAATTGGCGACATCTTCATGGGATTGCTGATTGCCTTCGTGATCATTATCCCGCTCCGGGTATTGTGGCTGCGACTGACCAGGCGTGTGGATGGAAAGTTATGGCAATGGGTACTGGCCGATTCACCTGATCGGCGACGGCGTGGAAAACGGTTCATTCAATCATTACTGACTTATCGTTTAAAATCGTCCATCCGACTCCGGCAGGCCCGCTATTCGTTTCGACGTGCTTTCAACCGGGGGTTGCAGATTGGTTTGCCACTGTCAGCCATTATCGCTGCCACCTTTCCTATCTGGGGGATGAGCTGGTATTTCGATACCGAGAACTGGGCTGCTGGCATCTGGAATTCCTGGGCCGCTGCACGTGCAGATACCTGGCGTGAAGCAATGGCGCTCGAAGTACTGAAAGCTGAAGATGCCCAGGCGCCCGATAAGGTCTTTGCAGTAACGCCACCGGGTATCAGTTCTGGCAAAGATTATTCCTTTGTCGTCATCGGCGATCCGGGTGAAGGCGATGCATCGCAACACATTCTGCGTTCACAATATCTGGAGGTAGTCAGGCAGGAACAAGTTAAATTTGTGGTCATCTCATCCGATGTTATCTATCCCACCGGTTCCATGAAGGATTTCGAAGCTCGGTTCTGGCTCCCTTTCATGGGTACAACCAAACCGGTCTATGCCATCCCAGGCAACCATGATTGGTACGATGCCCTCGAAGGATTCAATGCCACCTTCCTCGAACCACATTCCGCTCGCGCAGCCTTGAAGGCTCGCATCGATGTGGATAAGCGCATTACCACGACAACCGAAAAGAACATCGATGGACTCATTGCAGAAGCAACTCGGCTGGGCAATGAATACAAAGTTCCCGTGCAAAGGCAGAAGGCTCCCTACTTCCAGTTTCAATCCGATAATTTTGCTCTTTTCGCCATCGATACCGGCGTCGTCAAAAGGCTCGATGCCGCTCAGATGATCTGGCTCAAACGTGCGCTGGATGCAGCCAAAGGAAAAACCAAAATGGCAATCCTCGGCCACCCACTCTATGCTGGTGGAGTCTACATGGCTGAAGAGAACCCTGAATTCCAGGAACTGCATGAACTGCTCAGGCAACATCAGGTTGCCGTCATCATGGGCGGCGATACTCACGATTTGGAATACTACGCTGAACCCATGACCGGTTCCTCCGACCCAATCCATCATTTCGTCAACGGTGGCGGCGGAGCCTATCTGAGCTTTGGCACATCTCTGGCCTGGCCGGAAACAGTACCCGCTAAAGAATGGGCCTATTACCCAGCCAAGGCTCAGGTCGTCAGCAAGATCGAAGCCACCACTCCCCGATGGAAATGGCCTGCCTGGTGGTGGACCAAGAACATGGGCGGCTGGCCTTTCTCGGCCGAGTTTCTGTCAGCTGCATTTGATTCCAATGTTGCACCCTACTACCAGAGCTTTATGGAAATTCGCGTCGAGAATTCGAAGAAGCGCCTTGTCTTGATCCCCTATGGCATCCACGGGAGATTGCGTTGGTCAGACCTTGATCGTTCACCCGGCCTGCTTCAAGCGAATGCTGATGCGAGCCAGTTTGTTGAATGGATAGTGCCTATGAAGTAGCGGATGATTAACTCATGTCACGTTTCAACATGACTCAGTGGGAAGACTGGATACCCGGCATCAAGCTTGTTCGTACCTATCGACTTGCCAATTTCTCAAGTGATTTTCTCTCCGGCCTGGTTGTCGTGCTGGTGCTGATTCCTTCTGCCATTGCCTACGCCGATCTGGCTCATTGCAAACCGATTGCCGGGCTCTATGCATCGCTGGGCAGCATGATTCTGTTTGCCCTGTTTACCAGTTCACGGCATGTAATAGCCGGCCCCGATGCTGCCATTGCTCTCATGGTGGGTTCCACGATTGGCACCCTGGCAGCAGGCAATGAATCACAGGCCCTGGTGCTTTCCACCTGGCTGTGCCTGTTGACCGGTCTCCTGTTGCTACTCGGTGCCTATTTCAAACTCGGCGCCGCTGCCGATTTCCTGGCACACCCCGTCATGCTGGGTTTCATGAACGGAGCAGCAGTAGTCATTATCATCAGCCAGCTAGGCAAGCTATGCGGCATCGCGCTGCATGAAGATAATTCACTGCTTCGATTGCTCGAGTGGGTCACGGCACTTCAGAATACACATTGGCCTACTTTGTTGCTGGGTCTGTCCTGCATCGCCATTCTGATCGTATTGCGTTGGCGTTTCCCCAAAGTGCCGGGTACCGTGGCGATTTTTGCTCTGGCTCTTCTCGCGGGAAAACTGATCGATTTTCAACATAACGACTTCGCCGTGATCGGCATGGTAGATACCAATATCCCCGACCCGGTGCCGCCGGAACTGTCGCTGAATGAAATTGCCAAGCTGGCGGTTGCATCACTGGGTTTAGCCCTATTGATCTTCCCTGAAGGAATCGTGCTCGGCAGAAGTATTGCCAGCAAACACAATGAAAATATCAACCCTGATCGTGAACTCATTGCCCTGGGCATGGCGAACCTGGCAGCAGGCCTGCTGCGTGGTTTTGCTGTTGGCGCCAGCCAGACGCGTTCACTGTTGAACGATTCCACCGGCGGTCGTACGCAGATGGTCAGCCTGATTGCCGCTGCACTACTCATTGCCTTCATGTACTTCCTGGCATCGTGGATTGCCCAACTCCCTGTGGTCGCCATTGCAAGTATCCTTGTTTTCACTGGCTTCACCTTGATTGATGCCACCAGTATTCGCAAACTTCGATCCATGAGCCTGTACGATTCCCGCCTGGCTATGCTGACCTCTATTTCCGTTGTTGCATTTGGAGTATTACCCGGAATCATGGCTGGCATCATCGCCTCGCTTTTGCGAGTACTCAGCCAACTGTCTCGCCCACATGATGCCCTCCTGAGCAGAATAGTTGGACAGCCTTCGTTTCATGATGTAGGCGATGATGAAAAAGCTGAGACCATTCCAGGCTTGCTTATCTACCGTTTCTATGGTCCACTCATCTTTGCCAATGTACGTTACTTCATCGAACGCATCGAGCACTTCATTGCACGCGAGGAATTCCCGGTCAGGCAAGTTATTCTCGATGCACGGGCGATTCCGGAAATTGATGTTTCCGCAGCCGAAGCCATTCATAGATGGCTGAAGGAACTCCAGGCACGAAACATCGATTTTATCATCGCCAAATCACATCTCCCGTTTCGGGAAACTGCAAGTCGGCTCGGATTAGGAGAGCATGTTGCAGAAGGGAAATACTACCCACAACTGCCTGATGCCGTGGCAGCCTTTGAGCGTCTCGCACCACAGCCTCGAAACTAATGGATATCTTCATGCGGTGGATAACTGATCTTCTGACGAATGAGCAGTCGATTGCAACTACCATACTTGTGCTGGCATTAACCATGGTGGCCGGGCTGCTTCTTGGGCAGATCAAGTTCCGTGGCATTCAACTGGGTGTAGCTGGCGTACTCTTCAGTGGCCTATTCCTTGGACACCTTGGTTTGAAAGTAGAGCCGCATGCCTTGACCTTCATTCGCGAGTTCGGGCTGGTCATTTTCATTTATGCTGTTGGGTTGGCAGTGGGGCCAGGCTTCTTCAATACCTTTCGGCTGTATGGGCTGCGAACCAATCTTATGGCTATTTCCATCGTTCTCCTGGGAACCTTCTTCGCGAGCTTGGCCTGCTGGGTCGGCAAGCTTTCGCCAGCCATCGCTGTAGGTGTCTTGAGCGGCGCAACAACCAATACCCCCAGCTTGGGTGCAGCGAATCAGGTTTTGCATGAATCACCCCCCGATGCTCAGGCTTGTCGAACAGCACTTCAGCAAGCGGGAATCGATGTCGCTGCTATGACCGATCAGCAGTGGGTGGAACAAGTCAATCAGTTGCCGGGGCTGGGATGTGCTGTGACATATCCCTTTGGCGTGATAGGCAATATCCTGGTCTTTCTCATGCTCGGCTGGCTGTTCCGAATTGATGCTGTGAAGGAAGCAAGAGATTTGGAGAAACAGCTGGACGTCAAGGTACTGCCTCTGGAACGCTGCACGATCCAGATTACTTGTCCAGATTTCTGTGGAAAGTCAATCGCAGAAGTGATGGAACTGAGCAACAGCACGGTGGTCATCAGCCGGATCCAGCGTCATGGTAAAACCGTGGTGGCTCAGGCTGAAGATATTCTGGGAAAGGATGACATCATCCTGGCTGTGGGGGCCAGGCATGAATTGGATCAGCTAACCCGGTTGGTCGGCAAACGAATTGAACACACTTCGGAAGACCAGACATCAGGCATTGAAGCACGTTGGGTCCT
This genomic stretch from Planctomycetia bacterium harbors:
- a CDS encoding metallophosphoesterase, coding for MSSTTTVHPGGISVSNAVRRRNILGLTVILFGILTLLAPLGHEEVVGGRAGLLLVLTAILEFVHGFRRAKPKEQRSAWISSAITLAMGILLLNTPFLAGKALLLFLACWFGVDALRYLYQFITGNHPTRGRYYCLSAMIGNALVFAGVLIFRDKAMAWTVAIAASLRMFGIAYNFYVMPVFSLTEAGETVLQEYHLPENEELQKLADNLAEGEVNRIAIDRGWIIGFILTLFAIHLGRMGFDRSAIGILSPLIAVIGDIFMGLLIAFVIIIPLRVLWLRLTRRVDGKLWQWVLADSPDRRRRGKRFIQSLLTYRLKSSIRLRQARYSFRRAFNRGLQIGLPLSAIIAATFPIWGMSWYFDTENWAAGIWNSWAAARADTWREAMALEVLKAEDAQAPDKVFAVTPPGISSGKDYSFVVIGDPGEGDASQHILRSQYLEVVRQEQVKFVVISSDVIYPTGSMKDFEARFWLPFMGTTKPVYAIPGNHDWYDALEGFNATFLEPHSARAALKARIDVDKRITTTTEKNIDGLIAEATRLGNEYKVPVQRQKAPYFQFQSDNFALFAIDTGVVKRLDAAQMIWLKRALDAAKGKTKMAILGHPLYAGGVYMAEENPEFQELHELLRQHQVAVIMGGDTHDLEYYAEPMTGSSDPIHHFVNGGGGAYLSFGTSLAWPETVPAKEWAYYPAKAQVVSKIEATTPRWKWPAWWWTKNMGGWPFSAEFLSAAFDSNVAPYYQSFMEIRVENSKKRLVLIPYGIHGRLRWSDLDRSPGLLQANADASQFVEWIVPMK
- a CDS encoding SulP family inorganic anion transporter, yielding MSRFNMTQWEDWIPGIKLVRTYRLANFSSDFLSGLVVVLVLIPSAIAYADLAHCKPIAGLYASLGSMILFALFTSSRHVIAGPDAAIALMVGSTIGTLAAGNESQALVLSTWLCLLTGLLLLLGAYFKLGAAADFLAHPVMLGFMNGAAVVIIISQLGKLCGIALHEDNSLLRLLEWVTALQNTHWPTLLLGLSCIAILIVLRWRFPKVPGTVAIFALALLAGKLIDFQHNDFAVIGMVDTNIPDPVPPELSLNEIAKLAVASLGLALLIFPEGIVLGRSIASKHNENINPDRELIALGMANLAAGLLRGFAVGASQTRSLLNDSTGGRTQMVSLIAAALLIAFMYFLASWIAQLPVVAIASILVFTGFTLIDATSIRKLRSMSLYDSRLAMLTSISVVAFGVLPGIMAGIIASLLRVLSQLSRPHDALLSRIVGQPSFHDVGDDEKAETIPGLLIYRFYGPLIFANVRYFIERIEHFIAREEFPVRQVILDARAIPEIDVSAAEAIHRWLKELQARNIDFIIAKSHLPFRETASRLGLGEHVAEGKYYPQLPDAVAAFERLAPQPRN
- a CDS encoding putative transporter — translated: MRWITDLLTNEQSIATTILVLALTMVAGLLLGQIKFRGIQLGVAGVLFSGLFLGHLGLKVEPHALTFIREFGLVIFIYAVGLAVGPGFFNTFRLYGLRTNLMAISIVLLGTFFASLACWVGKLSPAIAVGVLSGATTNTPSLGAANQVLHESPPDAQACRTALQQAGIDVAAMTDQQWVEQVNQLPGLGCAVTYPFGVIGNILVFLMLGWLFRIDAVKEARDLEKQLDVKVLPLERCTIQITCPDFCGKSIAEVMELSNSTVVISRIQRHGKTVVAQAEDILGKDDIILAVGARHELDQLTRLVGKRIEHTSEDQTSGIEARWVLISKPKMVGIPLEQLNLGRQFHVQLTRIRRGETELPPNADLRLSMGDSLLVVGMPECVARISRHAGDAPKQLEKPHLLPVFVGIGLGVIIGSIPIFIPGLSSPIKIGLAGGPLIIALILSHLQRVGPLVFHLPRAAGTSFKELGIAMFLAAVGLEGGSTFITTITHGDGMWWMLWGIIITLAPLLLISAIAYRCMKAPYPAIIGVMSGSMTNPPALAFANTLTRSEIPGIAYATVYPVTMILRVVIAQIFVLF